In Rhodococcus rhodochrous, a single genomic region encodes these proteins:
- a CDS encoding YciI family protein, which translates to MKYMLLIYASMTDEPTCTFEGWQDYEKAMRDAGVLVSGHALQDLVTATTVQVDADGRRTVTDGPFGESREVLGGYDVIDVGSLDEALDWAARCPGSRDGGKVVVRPIADFGD; encoded by the coding sequence ATGAAGTACATGCTGCTGATCTACGCATCCATGACCGACGAGCCCACCTGCACCTTCGAGGGCTGGCAGGACTACGAGAAGGCGATGCGCGATGCGGGTGTCCTCGTGTCCGGGCACGCCCTGCAGGATCTCGTCACCGCGACCACCGTGCAGGTCGACGCGGACGGGCGACGCACGGTGACCGACGGGCCGTTCGGCGAGAGCCGTGAGGTTCTCGGCGGATACGACGTCATCGACGTCGGCAGCCTCGACGAGGCACTCGACTGGGCGGCGCGCTGCCCCGGATCGCGGGACGGCGGCAAGGTCGTCGTGCGGCCGATCGCCGACTTCGGGGACTGA
- a CDS encoding RNA polymerase sigma factor, whose amino-acid sequence MVEPAATVESVFREEHGRLLAALVHRFGDLDLAEEVASEALEAALVHWPVDGVPERPGAWLLTTARRRALDRVRRDRVYATRLAELAVDTERHASYEPPGTGELPDDRLELFFTCAHPALAADDRVALILRCLGGLTTNEVARAFLVPSSTMAQRIVRAKKKIRGARIPFRVPGPDELPERLPVVLAALYSIFTEGYTASSGEHLQRPDLAEEAIRLTRILHRLMPAEREVSGLLALMLLVHARRDARTDPSGAVMLLDAQDRTLWDRAMIDEGSALVVAALTGGPPGPYGVQAAIAALHDEASDVDSTDWPQIVALYDVLTALSPSPVVALNRAVAVAMRDGPAAGLELLDGLAEEPSLRDYGPYVVARAGLLGRVGRKGEAAEAYRRALELAGTEPERRHLEARSAELSRSREL is encoded by the coding sequence ATGGTGGAGCCGGCCGCGACCGTCGAGTCGGTGTTCCGCGAGGAGCACGGCCGGCTCCTCGCCGCACTCGTTCATCGCTTCGGCGACCTCGACCTCGCCGAGGAGGTCGCGTCGGAGGCGCTCGAGGCGGCGCTCGTGCACTGGCCGGTCGACGGTGTGCCCGAACGGCCGGGCGCCTGGCTGCTCACCACGGCCAGGCGCCGAGCGCTGGACCGGGTGCGCCGCGACCGCGTATATGCGACGCGGCTGGCCGAACTCGCCGTCGACACCGAACGTCACGCGTCGTACGAGCCGCCCGGGACGGGAGAACTGCCGGACGACCGCCTCGAACTGTTCTTCACGTGCGCCCATCCCGCGCTCGCCGCGGACGACCGTGTCGCGCTGATCCTGCGTTGCCTCGGTGGTCTGACGACGAACGAGGTCGCGCGGGCCTTCCTCGTCCCGTCGTCGACGATGGCCCAGCGGATCGTGCGGGCCAAGAAGAAGATCCGCGGTGCCCGCATCCCGTTCCGGGTGCCCGGACCGGACGAACTGCCCGAACGCCTGCCGGTGGTGCTCGCGGCGCTGTACTCGATCTTCACCGAGGGATACACCGCGAGCAGCGGCGAGCATCTGCAACGTCCCGACCTCGCCGAGGAGGCGATCCGCCTCACGCGCATCCTGCATCGCCTGATGCCGGCGGAACGTGAGGTGAGCGGGTTGCTTGCACTGATGCTGCTCGTCCACGCCCGCCGGGACGCGCGCACCGACCCGTCCGGCGCCGTGATGCTGCTCGACGCGCAGGACCGCACCCTATGGGACCGCGCGATGATCGACGAGGGCAGCGCACTGGTGGTCGCCGCACTCACCGGAGGACCACCCGGACCGTACGGGGTGCAGGCCGCCATAGCCGCGCTGCACGACGAGGCGAGCGACGTCGACAGCACCGACTGGCCGCAGATCGTCGCCCTCTACGACGTACTGACCGCCCTGAGTCCGTCACCGGTCGTCGCACTGAACCGCGCCGTGGCGGTCGCGATGCGTGACGGGCCCGCCGCCGGACTCGAACTCCTCGACGGACTCGCCGAGGAGCCGAGTCTGCGCGATTACGGGCCGTACGTGGTGGCGCGCGCCGGGTTGCTGGGCCGGGTCGGGCGGAAAGGCGAAGCGGCCGAAGCGTATCGGCGGGCACTCGAGCTCGCCGGTACCGAACCCGAGCGGCGCCACCTCGAGGCGAGGTCGGCGGAGTTGTCGCGTTCACGGGAATTGTGA
- a CDS encoding SRPBCC domain-containing protein: MSTPTTITGEVSPERDCPRDSSLVRLIYHRNFLLPIGEVWAALTDSEKLGRWYGTYTGDPTTGRVRLTMTDDLDSATTYVDILRCSPPEGFAVDVDGWQLEVALRQVGKVTTLEFTHRHVPRSEAGEIGPGWQYYLDRLDAALAGTRPPVWDDYLDLVDEYR; the protein is encoded by the coding sequence ATGAGCACGCCGACGACGATCACAGGCGAAGTGAGCCCGGAGCGTGACTGCCCGAGAGACTCGTCGCTGGTGCGGCTGATCTACCACCGCAATTTCCTGCTCCCGATCGGCGAGGTCTGGGCAGCGCTCACCGACTCGGAGAAGCTGGGTCGCTGGTACGGCACGTACACCGGCGACCCGACCACGGGCCGTGTGCGCTTGACGATGACCGACGACCTCGACTCGGCCACCACCTACGTGGACATCCTCCGGTGTTCTCCTCCGGAGGGATTCGCCGTCGACGTGGACGGGTGGCAGCTCGAGGTGGCGCTGCGCCAGGTCGGGAAGGTCACCACCCTCGAGTTCACACATCGCCACGTCCCGCGATCGGAGGCCGGAGAGATCGGGCCGGGGTGGCAGTACTACCTCGACCGTCTCGACGCGGCACTGGCCGGCACCCGCCCGCCGGTGTGGGACGACTACCTCGACCTGGTCGACGAATACCGCTGA